One window from the genome of Enterobacter asburiae encodes:
- a CDS encoding anaerobic C4-dicarboxylate transporter, with translation MITIEFVVILLCLLTGTRFGGMGLGLISGIGLFILCFVFGLQPGKPPVDVMLTILAVIGCAATLQTAGGLNVMMQFAERLLRKHPQHITLLAPFTTWMLTFLCGTGHVVYTMFPIIADIALKKGIRPERPMAVASVASQMAITASPVSVAVVSLVSILAAQHGIGHAWGILEILAVSVPASLFGVAIAALWSLRRGKDLADDMEFQEKLKDPKQREFIYGGTETLMNQRFPKQAYWSTWIFFAGIAVVVLLGAFPDLRPAFELKGKMTALSMNLVIQMMMLIAGAVMLMACKVNASAISNGAVFKAGMVAIFSVFGVAWMSDTFFQAHLDELKLALEGVVKSHPWTYAIVLFLVSKLVNSQAAALTAVAPMGLMLGIDPKMLIAFFPASYGYFVLPTYPSDLACIGFDRSGTTRIGKFIINHSFILPGLIGVSCACAASYLLVQTFF, from the coding sequence ATGATCACCATTGAGTTTGTTGTTATTCTCCTCTGCCTGCTGACGGGTACGCGTTTCGGCGGTATGGGGCTTGGGTTAATCAGCGGTATTGGTCTTTTTATTTTATGTTTTGTCTTTGGTCTGCAACCGGGTAAGCCGCCGGTAGACGTTATGCTGACCATTCTCGCGGTGATTGGTTGTGCGGCTACGCTACAGACTGCGGGCGGCCTCAACGTCATGATGCAGTTTGCTGAACGTCTGCTGCGCAAACACCCACAGCACATCACCCTGCTCGCCCCATTCACCACCTGGATGCTGACCTTTCTGTGCGGCACCGGGCACGTGGTCTACACCATGTTCCCCATCATTGCGGATATCGCCCTGAAAAAAGGGATCCGCCCCGAGCGCCCCATGGCCGTGGCATCGGTCGCGTCGCAGATGGCGATTACAGCCTCCCCCGTTTCCGTTGCCGTGGTGTCGCTGGTCTCCATCCTGGCGGCCCAGCATGGGATCGGCCACGCGTGGGGGATCCTGGAAATTCTTGCGGTGTCGGTTCCCGCTTCGCTTTTCGGCGTCGCTATTGCGGCCCTGTGGAGTTTACGCCGTGGTAAAGATCTGGCTGACGACATGGAGTTTCAGGAAAAGCTGAAAGATCCTAAACAGCGCGAGTTTATCTACGGTGGAACGGAGACGTTAATGAATCAGCGTTTCCCTAAACAGGCCTACTGGTCCACGTGGATTTTCTTTGCCGGTATTGCCGTGGTCGTTTTGCTGGGGGCGTTCCCTGACCTGCGCCCCGCCTTTGAGCTGAAAGGCAAAATGACGGCGCTGTCGATGAACCTTGTCATTCAGATGATGATGTTAATTGCGGGCGCCGTGATGCTGATGGCCTGTAAGGTCAACGCGTCGGCGATTTCCAACGGCGCGGTGTTCAAGGCCGGTATGGTGGCGATCTTCTCGGTGTTCGGCGTGGCGTGGATGAGCGATACCTTCTTCCAGGCGCATCTCGACGAGTTGAAGCTGGCGCTGGAAGGCGTGGTGAAAAGCCACCCGTGGACGTATGCCATTGTGCTGTTTCTGGTGTCAAAACTGGTGAACAGCCAGGCGGCTGCGCTGACGGCCGTTGCGCCTATGGGCCTGATGCTCGGCATCGACCCGAAAATGCTGATCGCCTTTTTCCCGGCGTCATACGGCTATTTTGTCCTGCCGACCTATCCAAGCGATTTGGCCTGCATCGGCTTTGACCGTTCAGGCACCACACGCATCGGCAAATTTATCATCAACCACAGCTTTATTCTGCCGGGGCTGATTGGGGTAAGCTGCGCGTGCGCGGCGAGCTATCTGCTAGTCCAGACGTTCTTCTAA
- the tyrP gene encoding tyrosine transporter TyrP, translating to MRNRTLGSIFIVAGTTIGAGMLAMPLAAAGVGFGMTLLLLGTLWALMCYTALLLLEVYQHVPADTGLGSLAARYLGRYGQWITGFSMMFLMYALTAAYISGAGELIASSVNDWFGSDITPATGAIFFALIGGGVVCVGTSLVDLFNRFLFSAKILFLIVMLVLLAPHVHKVNLLTLPLEKGLALSAIPVIFTSFGFHGSVPSIVSYMNGDIRKLRRVFVIGSAIPLIAYIFWQLVTLGSIDSSTFIGLMAQHAGLNGFLLALREVVTSPHVELAVHLFADLALATSFLGVALGLFDYLADLFQRRNTAAGRLQTGAITFLPPLAFALFYPRGFVMALGYAGVALSILALLLPSLLAWKSRQQHPQQGYRVAGGKPLLCVVFGCGVVIILVQVLIAAGMLPEVG from the coding sequence GTGAGAAACAGAACCCTGGGAAGTATTTTTATCGTCGCCGGAACGACAATTGGGGCAGGAATGCTGGCAATGCCCCTGGCAGCCGCGGGTGTGGGATTTGGCATGACCCTGCTGCTGCTGGGCACGCTCTGGGCGCTGATGTGTTACACCGCACTGTTGCTGCTTGAGGTTTACCAGCACGTGCCCGCCGATACCGGTCTGGGTTCGCTTGCGGCGCGCTATCTGGGACGCTACGGCCAGTGGATAACCGGCTTTAGCATGATGTTCCTGATGTACGCCCTGACCGCCGCCTATATCAGCGGCGCCGGGGAGCTTATCGCCTCCAGCGTCAATGACTGGTTTGGCTCTGACATTACCCCTGCGACGGGGGCTATCTTCTTTGCGCTCATCGGCGGCGGCGTGGTCTGCGTGGGCACATCGCTGGTCGATCTGTTTAACCGTTTTCTGTTCAGCGCCAAAATTCTCTTCCTGATCGTCATGCTGGTGCTGCTGGCGCCGCACGTGCACAAGGTCAACCTGCTGACGCTGCCGCTGGAAAAAGGGCTAGCGCTCTCCGCGATCCCGGTTATTTTCACCTCGTTTGGCTTCCACGGCAGCGTGCCGAGCATCGTCAGTTATATGAACGGCGATATCCGCAAGCTGCGCCGCGTCTTTGTTATCGGCAGCGCGATCCCGCTGATTGCCTATATTTTCTGGCAGCTGGTGACGCTGGGCAGCATTGACTCTTCAACCTTTATTGGGCTGATGGCGCAACACGCTGGCCTGAACGGTTTTCTGCTAGCACTGCGCGAGGTCGTAACCTCCCCGCACGTGGAGCTGGCGGTACACCTGTTTGCCGACCTGGCGCTGGCAACCTCGTTCCTGGGCGTGGCGCTCGGCCTGTTTGATTACCTGGCCGACCTGTTCCAGCGTCGCAATACCGCGGCCGGACGGTTACAGACGGGTGCAATCACCTTCCTGCCGCCGCTGGCGTTCGCGCTGTTTTACCCACGCGGATTTGTGATGGCGCTGGGGTACGCAGGGGTAGCGCTGTCGATCCTTGCCCTTCTCCTCCCTTCCCTGCTGGCATGGAAGAGCCGCCAGCAGCATCCTCAGCAGGGATATCGCGTGGCGGGCGGAAAACCGCTGCTGTGCGTTGTTTTTGGCTGTGGGGTGGTGATTATTCTGGTGCAGGTATTGATTGCAGCCGGGATGCTGCCGGAAGTGGGTTAA
- the yecR gene encoding YecR family lipoprotein: MKRVIVAGTILLLAGCSINRQAEVSSLDAPNGIVRLDYGQAALQNAYSDEYVNNGTAAKACQSMGYATASAYGQPIKTCTLTSGSLCLNESVTIQYKCMGYAVNPKSNNPWY, from the coding sequence ATGAAAAGAGTCATTGTAGCCGGCACAATCCTGCTGCTCGCGGGGTGTAGCATTAATCGCCAGGCTGAAGTTAGCAGCCTCGACGCGCCGAACGGCATCGTCCGCCTCGACTACGGCCAGGCAGCGCTGCAAAATGCGTATTCCGATGAGTATGTAAATAACGGCACGGCGGCAAAAGCGTGTCAGAGCATGGGGTATGCCACTGCCTCAGCCTATGGTCAGCCCATTAAAACCTGCACCCTGACGAGCGGCTCTTTGTGCCTGAACGAGAGCGTGACCATCCAGTATAAATGTATGGGTTACGCCGTTAATCCTAAGTCAAATAATCCGTGGTATTAA
- the ftnA gene encoding non-heme ferritin, whose amino-acid sequence MLKTEMIDKLNAQMNLELFSSLLYQQMSAWCSYHSFEGAAAFLRRHAQEEMTHMQRLFDYLTDTGSLPRIETVTSPFAEYNSLDELFRATYEHEQLITQKINELVHAAMTSQDYPTFNFLQWYVAEQHEEEKLFKSVLDKLSLVGKSGEGLYFIDKELSTLDTQN is encoded by the coding sequence ATGCTGAAAACTGAAATGATCGACAAGCTCAACGCACAAATGAACCTTGAGCTTTTTTCATCCCTGCTCTACCAGCAGATGAGCGCCTGGTGCAGCTACCACAGCTTCGAAGGCGCTGCCGCGTTTCTGCGTCGTCACGCTCAGGAAGAGATGACCCACATGCAGCGTCTGTTTGATTATCTGACGGATACGGGCAGCCTGCCGCGCATTGAAACCGTGACGTCACCCTTTGCTGAGTATAATTCTCTCGATGAACTGTTCCGCGCTACCTATGAGCACGAGCAGCTGATCACGCAGAAAATTAACGAACTGGTTCATGCGGCGATGACCAGCCAGGATTATCCAACCTTTAATTTCCTGCAGTGGTACGTCGCTGAGCAACACGAAGAAGAGAAACTGTTTAAATCCGTGCTGGACAAATTATCTCTGGTGGGGAAATCCGGCGAAGGTCTTTACTTTATTGATAAAGAACTTTCCACTCTTGATACGCAGAATTAA
- the azuC gene encoding stress response protein AzuC: MKLRKILKSMWANYCRTFKDVPPGAMF, from the coding sequence GTGAAACTGCGCAAAATCCTGAAAAGTATGTGGGCCAATTACTGCCGCACGTTCAAAGACGTGCCGCCGGGCGCCATGTTCTGA
- a CDS encoding branched-chain amino acid ABC transporter substrate-binding protein has protein sequence MSLKFIRTPLSLVLAGCLVTAFSARADIVIGVAGPFTGPNATYGDQYWHGATQAAEDINATGGINGEKIKLVQGDDACEPKQAVAVANRLVDQDKVNAVVGHFCSSSTMPASEVYSDAGIIAITPGSTNPLITERGMSDMFRMCGRDDQQGQVASDFIIDKLKAKRVVIIHDKDTYGQGLADATKAALAKRGVQDVMYEGLSRGEKDFNALVTKIGAQKPDVVFFGGCHPEAGPLVRQMREQGVQAKFFSGDCIVNEEMVTAAGGPQYTNGIYMTFGKDPRLIPDGKAVIEKFRAGKFEPEGYTLYSYASVQAIAAAFKATGGKDSAKASEWLKANSVDTVMGKKAWDSKGDLKVSDYVVYQWDDKGKYKEVQ, from the coding sequence ATGTCGCTGAAATTTATCAGAACTCCTCTTTCTCTTGTGTTGGCCGGTTGCCTGGTGACGGCGTTTTCCGCCCGGGCAGATATTGTGATTGGCGTGGCCGGACCGTTCACGGGTCCGAACGCCACCTATGGCGATCAGTACTGGCACGGCGCAACGCAGGCCGCTGAAGACATTAATGCCACAGGCGGCATTAACGGTGAGAAAATCAAACTGGTTCAGGGGGATGATGCCTGCGAGCCCAAGCAGGCCGTGGCCGTCGCCAACCGTTTAGTTGACCAGGATAAAGTCAACGCCGTGGTCGGCCATTTCTGCTCCTCTTCCACCATGCCCGCATCCGAGGTGTATAGCGACGCAGGCATTATTGCGATTACCCCCGGCTCAACTAACCCGCTGATCACCGAACGCGGCATGAGCGATATGTTCCGCATGTGCGGCCGCGACGACCAGCAGGGTCAGGTTGCCAGCGACTTCATCATCGACAAGCTGAAAGCCAAACGTGTGGTGATCATTCACGACAAAGACACCTATGGTCAGGGTCTGGCTGACGCCACCAAAGCGGCACTGGCGAAACGCGGGGTTCAGGATGTGATGTATGAGGGGTTATCCCGCGGTGAAAAAGACTTTAACGCGCTGGTCACCAAGATCGGCGCGCAAAAACCGGACGTCGTGTTCTTCGGTGGCTGTCACCCGGAAGCCGGCCCGCTGGTTCGCCAGATGCGTGAGCAGGGCGTACAGGCAAAATTCTTCTCCGGGGACTGTATTGTCAACGAGGAGATGGTGACCGCCGCGGGTGGCCCGCAATACACCAACGGCATTTACATGACCTTCGGTAAAGATCCGCGCCTTATCCCGGACGGTAAAGCGGTTATCGAGAAGTTCCGCGCTGGTAAATTCGAACCGGAAGGTTACACCCTTTACTCCTATGCCTCCGTCCAGGCCATTGCCGCAGCCTTCAAGGCCACTGGTGGCAAGGACTCCGCCAAAGCCAGCGAGTGGCTGAAAGCCAATTCCGTCGACACGGTGATGGGCAAAAAAGCCTGGGACAGCAAAGGCGATCTGAAAGTGTCTGACTACGTGGTTTACCAGTGGGACGACAAAGGAAAATATAAGGAAGTGCAGTAA
- the araF gene encoding arabinose ABC transporter substrate-binding protein AraF: protein MHKFTKALAAIGLAAVMSQSAIAENLKLGFLVKQPEEPWFQTEWKFADKAGKDLGFEVIKIAVPDGEKTLNAIDSLAASGAKGFVICTPDPKLGSAIAAKARGYDMKVIAVDDQFVNAKGKPMDTVPLVMMAATKIGERQGQELYKEMQKRGWDVKETAVMAITADELDTARRRTTGSMDALKAAGFPEKQIYKVPTKSNDIPGAFDAANSMLVQHPEVKHWLVVGMNDNTVLGGVRATEGQGFKAPDVIGIGINGVDAVSELSKAQATGFYGSLLPSPDVHGYKSSEMLYNWVTKGAEPPKFTEVTDVVLITRDNFKEELAKKGLGGK from the coding sequence ATGCACAAATTTACTAAAGCGCTGGCGGCCATCGGTCTGGCTGCCGTTATGTCACAATCCGCTATCGCTGAGAATTTAAAACTCGGTTTTCTGGTAAAACAGCCCGAAGAGCCCTGGTTCCAGACTGAGTGGAAATTCGCCGATAAAGCCGGGAAAGATTTAGGTTTTGAAGTGATTAAAATCGCCGTGCCTGACGGTGAAAAAACCCTGAACGCCATCGACAGCCTGGCGGCCAGCGGTGCAAAAGGTTTCGTTATCTGTACCCCGGATCCAAAGCTGGGATCGGCAATTGCGGCGAAAGCGCGCGGGTACGATATGAAGGTCATCGCGGTTGACGATCAGTTCGTTAACGCCAAAGGCAAGCCGATGGACACCGTCCCGCTGGTCATGATGGCGGCGACCAAAATCGGCGAACGCCAGGGCCAGGAACTCTATAAAGAGATGCAAAAACGCGGCTGGGATGTCAAAGAGACCGCGGTGATGGCCATCACGGCAGACGAACTGGATACGGCACGCCGTCGTACTACCGGTTCAATGGACGCGCTGAAGGCGGCCGGTTTCCCGGAAAAACAGATCTACAAAGTCCCAACCAAATCTAACGATATCCCGGGCGCTTTCGACGCCGCGAACTCTATGCTGGTCCAGCATCCGGAGGTCAAACACTGGCTGGTGGTCGGCATGAACGACAACACCGTGCTGGGTGGGGTACGCGCGACGGAAGGCCAGGGCTTCAAAGCGCCTGACGTGATCGGGATTGGCATCAACGGCGTTGACGCCGTCAGCGAGCTGTCCAAAGCGCAGGCGACCGGCTTCTACGGCTCTCTGCTGCCAAGTCCGGACGTTCACGGCTACAAATCCAGTGAGATGCTCTACAACTGGGTAACCAAAGGGGCTGAACCGCCGAAATTTACCGAAGTGACCGACGTGGTGCTGATTACCCGCGACAACTTCAAAGAGGAGCTGGCGAAAAAAGGACTGGGCGGTAAGTAA
- a CDS encoding DUF2766 family protein gives MSQNLSADQELVSDVVACQLVIKQILDVLDVIAPVEVREKMSTQLKNIDFASHPAAADPVTLRAIQKAIALIELRFTPQGESH, from the coding sequence ATGTCACAAAACCTGAGCGCCGATCAGGAACTGGTCTCTGACGTTGTCGCCTGTCAGCTGGTTATCAAACAAATCCTCGATGTTCTGGACGTGATTGCGCCGGTTGAAGTGCGCGAGAAGATGTCTACGCAGCTGAAAAACATCGATTTCGCCAGCCATCCTGCTGCCGCTGACCCGGTTACGCTTCGTGCGATCCAGAAAGCCATCGCGCTGATTGAGCTGCGATTCACGCCGCAGGGTGAGTCCCACTAA
- a CDS encoding YecA/YgfB family protein: MTEGPLNESEMAWLEETLMSYGHDDASVIDVSELDGMLTAVLSGPVVVEPDAWLVAVWGGEKYIPRWKNDREMNRFIDLCFKHMNDIAERLSEYPDQFEPMFGYNDVDGESYTVVEEWCYGYMRGVALTDWSALPEALKADLEVIALHGTEENSEKLDELSEEEYIASIESIQPAALRLYQYWVNNPQQPEVKKPTVNGTKVGRNDPCPCGSGKKFKSCCLH; this comes from the coding sequence ATGACTGAAGGCCCATTGAATGAAAGCGAAATGGCATGGCTTGAAGAGACGTTAATGTCTTACGGTCATGATGACGCGTCCGTGATTGACGTGTCCGAACTGGACGGCATGCTTACCGCAGTGCTTTCCGGTCCTGTTGTCGTTGAGCCAGATGCCTGGCTGGTGGCGGTGTGGGGTGGCGAAAAGTATATTCCGCGCTGGAAAAACGATCGTGAGATGAACCGTTTTATCGATCTCTGCTTTAAGCATATGAACGATATTGCCGAGCGCCTGAGCGAGTACCCGGATCAGTTTGAACCGATGTTCGGTTATAACGACGTTGACGGCGAGAGCTATACCGTAGTGGAAGAGTGGTGCTATGGCTATATGCGCGGCGTGGCGCTGACGGACTGGTCAGCCTTGCCGGAAGCCCTGAAAGCCGATCTTGAGGTAATTGCTCTGCACGGGACGGAAGAGAACAGCGAAAAGCTGGATGAACTGTCCGAAGAGGAGTATATCGCCAGCATCGAGAGCATCCAGCCTGCGGCGCTGCGTTTATATCAATACTGGGTTAACAACCCGCAGCAGCCGGAAGTGAAGAAACCGACGGTGAACGGCACGAAGGTCGGGCGTAACGATCCGTGTCCTTGCGGCAGCGGGAAGAAGTTTAAGAGCTGCTGTTTGCACTGA
- the araG gene encoding L-arabinose ABC transporter ATP-binding protein AraG: MRQSDPYLSFRGIGKTFPGVNALTDISFDCYAGQVHALMGENGAGKSTLLKILSGNYAPTTGTLAIRGEEVAFADTTAALNAGVAIIYQELHLIPEMTVAENIYLGQLPHKGGVVNRSLLNYEAGLQLKHLGLDVDPQTPLKYLSIGQWQMVEIAKALARNARIIAFDEPTSSLSAREIDNLFRVIRELRQEGRTILYVSHRMEEIFALSDAITVFKDGRYVRTFTDMAQVNHDQLVQAMVGRDLGDIYHWKPREYGPERLRLDNVKAPGVRTPVSLSVRSGEIVGLFGLVGAGRSELMKGLFGGTRITDGQVSIDGERVDIQKPAHAIRAGMMLCPEDRKAEGIIPVHSVRDNINISARRKFIRAGCLINDGWESSNADHHIRSLNIKTPGPEQLIMNLSGGNQQKAILGRWLSEDMKVILLDEPTRGIDVGAKHEIYNVIYELAKRGVAVLFASSDLPEVLGVADRIVVMREGEIAGELLHEQANEQQALNLAMPKVSQAVA; this comes from the coding sequence ATGCGACAGTCTGATCCGTATCTCTCTTTTCGCGGCATCGGGAAAACCTTCCCCGGTGTTAACGCGCTGACCGATATCAGCTTCGACTGCTATGCCGGCCAGGTTCACGCCCTGATGGGGGAAAACGGCGCGGGAAAATCCACGCTGTTGAAGATCCTCAGCGGCAACTACGCGCCCACGACCGGCACGCTGGCCATTCGCGGCGAAGAGGTGGCGTTTGCCGATACCACGGCGGCGCTCAATGCCGGGGTGGCGATCATCTACCAGGAGCTGCACCTCATACCTGAGATGACCGTGGCGGAAAACATCTATTTAGGACAGCTCCCGCACAAAGGCGGCGTGGTAAATCGTTCGCTACTTAATTATGAAGCGGGGCTGCAGCTTAAACACCTGGGTCTGGACGTCGATCCCCAGACGCCGCTGAAATATCTCTCCATCGGCCAGTGGCAGATGGTGGAAATTGCCAAAGCGCTGGCGCGTAACGCCAGAATTATTGCCTTCGATGAGCCCACCAGTTCGCTCTCTGCGCGTGAAATCGACAATCTGTTCCGCGTGATCCGCGAACTGCGTCAGGAAGGGCGTACGATTTTGTATGTCTCACACCGCATGGAAGAGATATTTGCCCTGAGCGACGCCATCACCGTCTTTAAAGATGGGCGCTATGTGCGCACCTTTACCGACATGGCGCAGGTTAACCATGACCAGCTGGTTCAGGCGATGGTTGGCCGCGACCTGGGTGATATCTATCACTGGAAACCCCGGGAGTACGGCCCTGAGCGCCTGCGCCTGGACAACGTCAAAGCGCCGGGCGTGCGCACGCCCGTTTCGTTATCCGTACGCAGCGGCGAAATCGTCGGCCTGTTTGGTCTGGTAGGGGCAGGGCGCAGCGAATTGATGAAAGGGCTGTTCGGCGGTACCCGCATTACCGATGGGCAGGTCTCCATTGACGGCGAGCGGGTCGATATCCAGAAACCGGCCCACGCAATCAGGGCGGGGATGATGCTCTGCCCGGAAGATCGTAAAGCAGAGGGGATTATTCCGGTGCATTCGGTACGCGACAACATCAATATTTCCGCCCGCCGCAAGTTTATTCGCGCAGGCTGTCTGATAAACGATGGCTGGGAGTCGAGCAACGCCGACCACCATATTCGCTCGCTGAATATCAAAACGCCGGGTCCGGAACAGCTGATCATGAATCTGTCAGGCGGAAACCAGCAGAAGGCGATTTTAGGCCGCTGGCTGTCAGAAGATATGAAGGTCATTTTGCTGGACGAGCCGACGCGCGGTATCGATGTGGGGGCAAAACACGAGATTTATAACGTGATCTATGAGCTGGCAAAGCGCGGCGTGGCGGTTCTCTTCGCCTCCAGCGATCTGCCGGAGGTGCTTGGCGTGGCCGACCGCATTGTGGTGATGCGTGAAGGCGAAATTGCCGGTGAATTACTTCATGAACAGGCGAATGAACAACAGGCGTTGAACCTCGCCATGCCTAAAGTCAGCCAGGCTGTCGCCTGA
- a CDS encoding non-heme ferritin-like protein, which yields MATQTMMQKLNAQMNLEFYASNLHLHLSAWCAENSLTGSATFFRSQAQSNVTHMMRVFNFLKAAGANPVVKALDGINENFSCLEELFQKTLEEYEQRCSTLSKLADEAKAQQDITTLKFLRDMDKEQQQDGMLLKTLADEIHNAQQAGLCPEQTDRHLLDIVAVQHH from the coding sequence ATGGCTACCCAAACGATGATGCAAAAACTTAACGCGCAGATGAACCTTGAGTTCTACGCCTCGAATCTGCACCTTCACTTAAGCGCGTGGTGTGCCGAGAATAGCCTCACGGGATCTGCGACATTCTTTCGCTCTCAGGCGCAAAGTAACGTCACCCATATGATGCGTGTCTTTAACTTCCTGAAAGCCGCGGGGGCAAATCCTGTCGTTAAAGCCCTTGATGGGATCAATGAGAACTTCTCTTGCCTGGAAGAACTGTTTCAGAAAACGCTTGAAGAGTATGAACAACGCTGCAGCACTCTCAGCAAGCTGGCCGATGAAGCCAAAGCGCAGCAGGACATTACGACGCTCAAATTCTTACGTGATATGGACAAAGAGCAGCAGCAGGATGGCATGCTGCTGAAGACGCTGGCGGATGAGATCCATAATGCGCAGCAGGCGGGTTTATGTCCTGAGCAAACTGACCGCCACCTGCTCGACATTGTGGCGGTGCAGCACCACTGA